The proteins below are encoded in one region of Sebastes fasciatus isolate fSebFas1 chromosome 16, fSebFas1.pri, whole genome shotgun sequence:
- the LOC141753011 gene encoding palmitoyltransferase ZDHHC20-A-like: protein MAPSHALRCCQRALNWVPVLFINLVVGWSYYAYVVELCVYTIPNNAERISYLVIFHIFFAMFLWSYWKTIGSRPASPSKALGLPRAEKELYEREERAETQQEILKKVARNLPVYTRTAGGAIRYCDHCQVIKPDRCHHCSTCEMCVLKMDHHCPWVNNCVGFSNYKFFVLFLAYASLYCAVICATVIQYFIKFWTKQLPDTHAKFHILFLFFVAALFFISILSLLSYHLWLVGKNRTTIEAFRAPVFTNGRDKNGFSLGFSRNAAEVFGDQGKYWIFPVFSSLGDGHSYVTRLVHIDPEHANSILQQNGKSPADGEADPRVLGNNIQHTADDGKEKTDGGQIVSVTMESEP from the exons ATGGCGCCCTCTCATGCTCTGAGGTGCTGTCAACGGGCTCTGAACTGGGTACCTGTTCTGTTTATTAACCTGGTTGTCGGCTGGTCTTATTACGCTTATGTTGTGGAGCTCTGTGTCT ATACAATCCCAAACAATGCAGAACGAA TCAGCTATTTGGTCATCTTTCACATTTTCTTCGCCATGTTTTTATGGTCCTACTGGAAAACTATCGGATCCAGGCCAGCCAGCCCCTCAAAAGCG CTCGGGCTGCCCAGAGCAGAGAAGGAACTGTACGAGAGAGAGGAGCGAGCCGAGACGCAACAAGAGATCCTGAAGAAAGTGGCGAGGAATTTACCCGTGTATACACGCACGGCAGGAGGAG CCATCCGATACTGCGACCACTGCCAGGTAATCAAACCTGACCGCTGCCATCACTGCTCCACCTGCGAGAT GTGTGTGCTGAAAATGGACCATCACTGCCCCTG GGTGAATAACTGTGTTGGATTCTCGAACTACAAGTTCTTTGTGTTGTTCTTGGCTTACGCTTCACTCTACTGTGCAGTAATTTGTGCCACAGTCATCCAGTATTTCATCAAATTCTGGACC AAACAGCTGCCCGACACGCATGCCAAATTCCACatcttgtttctgtttttcgTGGCTGCCCTGTTCTTTATCAGCATCCTGTCACTTCTCAGCTACCATCTGTGGCTTGTGGGAAAGAACAGGACCACTATAG aggCTTTTAGGGCTCCTGTCTTCACAAATGGTCGAGACAAAAATGGGTTTTCTCTGGGCTTTAGCAGAAATGCAGCAGAGGTGTTTGGAGACCAAGGGAAGTACTGGATATTTCCTGTTTTCTCAAG TCTGGGAGACGGACATTCCTATGTTACCAGATTGGTACACATAGATCCTGAACATGCAAACAGTATCCTCCAGCAAAATGGCAAAAG CCCTGCTGACGGTGAGGCCGACCCTCGTGTGCTTGGTAACAATATACAACACACAGCGGACGACGGCAAAGAGAAAACTG ACGGAGGCCAGATAGTCTCGGTGACAATGGAGAGTGAGCCATAG